Within the Echinicola sp. 20G genome, the region AGCGTTGGGATGTGTTTTATAACTTTATGGCTCAATACAGAGAGCTTCAAAAAGTTTATAATGAGCTATCTGCACAAGAGCAGGCAGATAACCGTCTCTTTATGATCACAGCTGCGGTTTACTTCTATGACCGTACCCAACAGATTGTGGATTTGTATGGTGATATCCCGTGGAGTGAGGCTGGTATGCTAAGCCAAAATGGAGGCGATTATTCGAAGTCTTACCCTGCTTATGATACCGCTGAAGAGATCTATACAACTATGCTGGACGATTTGGCTGATTTCGCTGATGAGTTGGGGACACTGGAAATCAATGCGGCTGTTGAAGCTGATTTTAATACGCAAGATTTGATCAACAGAGGAAGTATCGATTTATGGACCAAGTACATCAACTCTTTGCGATTGAGAATGTTGACACGGGTAAGTGGAAGCAGTGAATTTGCTTCAAGGGCTACTGCTGAAATTGGAGAGATTCTCTCTAATCCGACCGATTATCCTATTGTTACCAATAATGATGATAACATTTTATTCCATATCCATACACTTGGGACTTTAATGAGTGCTACTGATTTCCAAAGTGGGTTGGAAGATTGGGATGGTAACTTAGCAGGAAAACAGATTTTAGATCATATGGTGAATAATCAGGATCCAAGATTGACATATGTGTTTGAACCTGGATTGGAATCGAACGGCGAGTATCTAGGACTTGACCCTTTAATGAATCCAACAGATCAAAATGCTTTGGTTCTTGAGCAAACCCTTTCTTTTTATAACAGGTCCACACTAAGTAGAAACCAATATTTCCCGGGTGTGATCATGACTGCAGCAGAAGTACATCAGCTTGCGGCAGAATATTATCTAAACCAAGGCCAAAGTGCTATGGCTAAGGCCCATTATGAAGAGGGAATTAGGCAGTCTATTGGCTTTTACCAATACCTAAGAAGCATTAGTAATAATGCAGACGCTGATGCACCTATTGTACCAACGGATGCTTCCATTAGTAATTATTTGGCTATGGATGAAGTTTCTTGGGATGCTGCATCTAGCGCAGAAGAGCAACTAACTTTAATTGCAGAACAGAAATGGCTCCATTTTAACGTCATTCAATCTAATGAAAGTTGGTATGAAATCAGAAGATTGGGTCTGTTGGATTTTGACTTTTGGGTGGATAACTCCAATCAGCAGAGTCTACCTCCTGCTCGTTGGATGTATCCAGGATCTGAGCAAACTTATAATATGGAAAATTATTCCGTTGTTCAGGGAGAAGATAAGCTAACGAACCAACTATTCTGGGACGTAGATTAATTCAATGATTTGATAAAATAGGTTTAAGGGACCTAGGGCCGCATGCTTCAGCTTTGCTGTTGGTGCGGCCTTTTTATTTTTTCTGTTTATTGTTCTAGACTTTCCATTAGTTCAAAACTGAGTTGATCTACATTGCCTTTATTTGGATGAAAAGCTGAAAGATTGGAAAGGATAATGACAGCATTTTGATTTTTGTTGTCGATCACCATGGAGGAACTATAGCCACCTGTGCCACCATTATGCCAGTACCATTTGTTCTTGGGCGCTCTATTGATAATTGCCCATCCTAGACCGATATCTACATTATTGACCACATGAACTGTCTTTTGGCGGGTCAGGGCCAAAGCAGTGTAGCTGCTGTCAAATTGGGCCAATGCAAACTTGGATAAGTCTTCCACATTGGATAAAATCCCTCCCGCTCCACTTAGCACCTCCATGTCCCAATTGGCAGTTTCCTGTCCCATAGGTCCCAGTCCTTTGACTATAACTTTATTTAGCTCTTGTCTGTTGGCAGTGCTACTGTTCATATGTAGGGGTGAGAAGATCCTTTGTTGCAGTAGTTCGGAATAACTCTCATCCTCAATTACTCCTAGTGTATAGCCTAAGAGGCCTGCTCCAAGATTGGAATACTGTGACTTCATTCCGCTAGTGTCCAGAAGGCTAAGTTCTTCCATAAGGTAAGCTTTTAGTTTTTCCTCATCATATCCTTTATAAGGGTTTTGGGGATTTGCCATGGCGAGGTTGGAGGGGATTCTTGGCAGTCCTGAAGTGTGGTTGGCGAGTGACTTAAAAGTGATTTTGATGTCATCCTTCATGGGAAAGGGTAAAAAATCATTGATATTGTCATTAAGGGTAATTTTATTTTCTTCTACCAGATAGGCTAAGAGAGTAGAAGTAAATACTTTGGTGATGGAGCCGATTTCAAAGATGCTTTGACTGTTATTGATGCTTACAATGCTGTCATTGAGCCTTTTGACTCCATAATAGGAGGTTTGGCCATTTTTAATAAAGGCAAATGCCAATTGAGTGTTGTTGTGGAAAGTGTTGATCTTGTTAAATATCAGGTCAGTTTTTGACTCGGGTAAAATATCTGTTCTTTGTGCATTGATGGCAGTATCAATTTGAGAAAAGGTGCTATGGAACCAAAAGCAAAGAAAGAGGATTAAAGCATATTTCATGGGCGTGTTTGATAAATGGTGTTTATTTAAAACTACCAATTATTTTTGTTTCTCGCCATCTGGTAATGCTATATTTGACTTTTAAGGTATTGGATAGTTGTAAGTTAGCCTTTCAGTTAAGAGATGCTCACCTTGTTTCTTTTTGTCAGGACGTTTTTCAATATCAACCACTGCATCAGGAAAGATAAATAGTATATCTAACTTTTAAGTTATAGACTTTAACTTGCTAGCATGGCAGGTTGATTAAGAATAACTGGCTTTCATAAGCGCTCTTTTTTTCTCTTTCTTCTTTCTGACCATCAGAATGGCAATGGCAATAAAAAGACCGGAACAAGCAATGCCTGCTCCCACCAGGTCAGCAGAGGTAAATCCATAGCCCATGGCAATAGGCAAACCTGCTAGGTAAGCTCCTAAAGCATTTCCAATATTGAATGAGCTTTGATTAAGGGAAGAGCCCAAGGTTTCAGCGCCCTTGGAGGCTTTGATAATCACAATTTGAATGGGGGTAACCAGACAAAATGAAACGGTTCCAATGATAAAGGTCATGATCAGTACGGCTGTTTTATCAGTGGCCAGGTAGGTGTTGGCAACAAGCATGAGGGCCATCATGACCAAGGTGATCATCACTGCATAGATTGGAAGCATTTTTTCCGCTAGTTTTGCACCGATAAAATTACCAAAAACCATTCCCAGGCCTGCCAGTATCATGGCATAAGGAACTACTGTTTCCGGGTGACCGGCTACATTGGTAATCAGAGGGGCAATATAACTGTACCAGGCAAAAAAGCCTCCAGTCCCAATGGCGGTCAAAAGAATACTTAACCACAGTTCTGATCGCTTAAAAATGCTGAATTCCTGGGATATGCTACTAGAGGAAGACTTTTCCATGGTAGGCATCCATAACTTTACACTGGCTAAGGTAAGTAACCCGATGATACCGACGATTAGGAAGGTAATGTTCCACTGAAAGTGTTTACCGAGAAAGGTAGCCAGCGGTACACCAACCACATTGGCAACCGTGAGTCCTCCAAACATAATGGAGATGGCTTGGGCTTCTTTTCCTTCCTTGGAGAGTTTTCCGGCTACTACAGCTCCTATCCCAAAAAAGGCACCATGAGGTAGCCCGGACAAAAACCTCATGATCAGAAAAGAAGTGTAATTATTGGAAAATGCTGAAAGCGTATTGAAAATGGTGAACCAGATCATCAAGGCAAAGAGGACTTTGTTTGCTGGCCACCTGTTGCCTATAGTGGTCAGAATAGGTGCTCCAACCACAACGCCCAAGGCATAGGCAGCGATAAAGTGACCCGCTTTGGGAATGGATATTTGGAAGGCCTCGGCAATCTCAGGCAAGATACCCATGATGACAAATTCCGTCGTTCCAATACCAAAACCACCAATAGCCAATGCAAGTAGCGCCTTTCTCATATCTAAGTTCTTCAGTTTAGGGTTTGTGAAAAGAGATAAGTAGTAAACTGCCTGAAAAGTTCATTATTCGAAATAATTAATGAAATATTTAATAATTATTTAAATAATCTATTGAATCGTAATCGATTGCGTAATGTGCGAGAGAAGCTTAGAACGCTCGAAGTGTTATTGATGCAAAACCTTTTGCAATAGAAAATCCATGATTAACTTGATCCTTTATAAATCGAGGGAAAGATGGATAATCAAGTCGAAATACACTATTGTACCCAATGCAGATGGATGCTAAGAGCTGCTTGGATGGGGCAGGAAT harbors:
- a CDS encoding serine hydrolase, which gives rise to MKYALILFLCFWFHSTFSQIDTAINAQRTDILPESKTDLIFNKINTFHNNTQLAFAFIKNGQTSYYGVKRLNDSIVSINNSQSIFEIGSITKVFTSTLLAYLVEENKITLNDNINDFLPFPMKDDIKITFKSLANHTSGLPRIPSNLAMANPQNPYKGYDEEKLKAYLMEELSLLDTSGMKSQYSNLGAGLLGYTLGVIEDESYSELLQQRIFSPLHMNSSTANRQELNKVIVKGLGPMGQETANWDMEVLSGAGGILSNVEDLSKFALAQFDSSYTALALTRQKTVHVVNNVDIGLGWAIINRAPKNKWYWHNGGTGGYSSSMVIDNKNQNAVIILSNLSAFHPNKGNVDQLSFELMESLEQ
- a CDS encoding SusD/RagB family nutrient-binding outer membrane lipoprotein, producing MNINRLFIYILLVGSLVSCTISDFEDNYTDPSKLAETSVGKQFTGMMYSNRLYVLPGYRDYFVVRRITSNRYTQAVGWVNVENQYVPGSAAVSERWDVFYNFMAQYRELQKVYNELSAQEQADNRLFMITAAVYFYDRTQQIVDLYGDIPWSEAGMLSQNGGDYSKSYPAYDTAEEIYTTMLDDLADFADELGTLEINAAVEADFNTQDLINRGSIDLWTKYINSLRLRMLTRVSGSSEFASRATAEIGEILSNPTDYPIVTNNDDNILFHIHTLGTLMSATDFQSGLEDWDGNLAGKQILDHMVNNQDPRLTYVFEPGLESNGEYLGLDPLMNPTDQNALVLEQTLSFYNRSTLSRNQYFPGVIMTAAEVHQLAAEYYLNQGQSAMAKAHYEEGIRQSIGFYQYLRSISNNADADAPIVPTDASISNYLAMDEVSWDAASSAEEQLTLIAEQKWLHFNVIQSNESWYEIRRLGLLDFDFWVDNSNQQSLPPARWMYPGSEQTYNMENYSVVQGEDKLTNQLFWDVD
- a CDS encoding MFS transporter, which codes for MRKALLALAIGGFGIGTTEFVIMGILPEIAEAFQISIPKAGHFIAAYALGVVVGAPILTTIGNRWPANKVLFALMIWFTIFNTLSAFSNNYTSFLIMRFLSGLPHGAFFGIGAVVAGKLSKEGKEAQAISIMFGGLTVANVVGVPLATFLGKHFQWNITFLIVGIIGLLTLASVKLWMPTMEKSSSSSISQEFSIFKRSELWLSILLTAIGTGGFFAWYSYIAPLITNVAGHPETVVPYAMILAGLGMVFGNFIGAKLAEKMLPIYAVMITLVMMALMLVANTYLATDKTAVLIMTFIIGTVSFCLVTPIQIVIIKASKGAETLGSSLNQSSFNIGNALGAYLAGLPIAMGYGFTSADLVGAGIACSGLFIAIAILMVRKKKEKKRALMKASYS